In a single window of the Prochlorococcus marinus CUG1415 genome:
- a CDS encoding DUF3134 family protein translates to MDSNKLKLRLNDISEVNPALTCYLRDDPAPVLPLRDEPDLLSWLENTGRLVTEKDGDSQEISTIEEEELSALMGEKEDYKTEEDPSEDDWED, encoded by the coding sequence ATGGACTCAAATAAACTAAAACTTAGATTAAACGATATTTCTGAAGTCAACCCTGCTTTAACTTGCTACCTCAGAGATGATCCAGCTCCTGTTTTGCCATTAAGAGATGAACCTGATCTGCTATCTTGGCTTGAAAATACAGGAAGACTTGTTACGGAAAAAGACGGAGATTCACAAGAGATTAGTACAATAGAAGAAGAAGAACTTTCAGCGCTGATGGGAGAAAAAGAAGATTATAAGACTGAAGAAGACCCTTCAGAAGATGATTGGGAAGATTAA
- the mraY gene encoding phospho-N-acetylmuramoyl-pentapeptide-transferase has translation MIGKIKKFNFESLLILIIFSLIVTSYFFKNFILIGVFILFFFISLYTTKNGLEIIRKLNLLQNIRTEGPSNHYKKSDTPTMGGIFMIVPFLIFLLIITINLGSLQLFLLLLTIFGFFITGFLDDYLSIKNKENTGLKTKEKFIIQSFISIIFILLAYEKNLINPLITVSDSWGINMSIFILPISFLVLVGLSNSVNLTDGLDGLAAGCSGIVFYGLGTEILMKDKQELFVFSILCYSMCGICLGFIKYNSYPAKIFMGDTGSLSIGAILGSIALLTDSVFTLSIFSGIFIVESLSVMIQVGFFKITKKLFHKGKRIFLMAPLHHHFELKGVKEQKIVENFWKINILLVILGIVLKINL, from the coding sequence ATGATTGGGAAGATTAAAAAGTTTAACTTTGAATCGTTATTAATATTAATTATTTTTTCATTAATAGTAACCTCCTATTTTTTTAAAAATTTTATTCTTATAGGAGTTTTCATACTATTTTTTTTTATATCTTTATATACAACAAAGAATGGTCTAGAAATAATCAGAAAATTAAATTTACTTCAAAATATTAGAACTGAAGGTCCTTCTAATCACTATAAAAAAAGTGATACCCCAACAATGGGCGGGATCTTTATGATAGTCCCTTTTTTAATTTTTCTTTTGATAATAACTATAAATTTAGGTTCTCTACAATTATTTCTTTTATTACTGACTATTTTTGGTTTCTTTATTACAGGGTTTTTAGATGATTATTTGAGTATTAAAAACAAAGAAAATACAGGTTTAAAAACAAAAGAAAAATTTATTATACAAAGTTTTATCTCAATAATTTTTATATTATTAGCCTATGAAAAAAATTTAATAAATCCATTAATAACAGTATCTGACTCCTGGGGAATAAATATGAGTATTTTTATATTGCCAATTTCTTTTTTAGTACTAGTTGGCTTAAGTAATTCAGTAAATTTGACTGATGGACTAGATGGATTAGCAGCTGGATGCAGTGGGATTGTCTTTTATGGATTAGGAACAGAAATATTAATGAAAGACAAGCAAGAACTTTTTGTTTTTAGTATCCTATGTTATTCAATGTGTGGCATATGCTTAGGATTTATCAAGTACAATAGTTATCCTGCAAAAATATTTATGGGTGACACAGGATCTCTAAGTATTGGCGCTATTCTGGGTTCTATAGCGTTATTAACCGATAGCGTTTTTACCTTATCTATTTTCTCAGGAATATTTATTGTTGAATCATTATCAGTAATGATTCAAGTAGGTTTTTTTAAAATTACAAAAAAATTATTTCACAAAGGTAAACGCATATTTTTAATGGCTCCACTACACCACCATTTTGAACTTAAAGGAGTTAAGGAACAAAAAATAGTTGAAAATTTTTGGAAAATCAACATTTTACTTGTAATTTTAGGTATAGTTTTAAAAATCAATCTTTAA